The Calditerrivibrio nitroreducens DSM 19672 genome window below encodes:
- a CDS encoding deoxyribodipyrimidine photo-lyase: MNYLERVRQIKKSSKKGDYILYWMQGAFRVEYNHSLEFAKYLALSKDLPLKVLVVVDFNYKDANYRHFKFFIDGILELIDKFKDLKISFHVKIGSFKEIVPQYSKNADTLITDKAYIKWLKDVRNEIYNKNDITIYEVDTNLMVPVQAASPKCEYGAYTIRPKIHKLKEKFLNDFVVFDYKGRSYEVENDLNGLNIDDKLKSVHYLKPVDFIGGESKADKLLRDFLNEKYLFFAEKRGDPSLDVESNLSFYLHFGFISPIKILKEAIKIDTDPKNYETLFEQLVVRRELAHNFTYYCDNISDLFSFLPNWAVKTVIEHKDDIRKYLYKLEDLENFKTHDKFWNAAQYELIHKGKIHNYMRMYWGKKVIEWTESFEDAYKILIYLNDKYALDGRDPNGYAGIAWCFGMHDRAFQERKIFGKVRYMSENGLKQKFDMDGYLSRVMG, encoded by the coding sequence ATGAATTACCTTGAAAGGGTTAGACAAATAAAAAAATCATCTAAAAAAGGTGATTATATACTGTATTGGATGCAGGGGGCGTTTAGAGTGGAATACAACCACAGTCTTGAATTTGCAAAGTATCTTGCATTAAGTAAGGATTTGCCATTAAAAGTGTTGGTTGTGGTTGATTTTAACTATAAAGATGCCAATTACAGGCACTTTAAATTCTTCATCGACGGTATTTTGGAACTTATAGATAAATTTAAAGATTTGAAAATATCATTTCATGTTAAAATTGGTTCTTTTAAAGAAATAGTCCCCCAATATTCAAAGAATGCCGACACCCTTATAACAGATAAGGCATACATAAAATGGCTCAAAGACGTGAGAAATGAAATTTACAATAAAAATGATATTACTATTTATGAGGTTGATACAAACCTTATGGTGCCTGTGCAGGCTGCAAGTCCAAAGTGTGAATATGGAGCATATACGATAAGACCTAAAATACATAAATTAAAAGAGAAATTCTTGAACGATTTTGTCGTTTTTGATTACAAGGGGAGAAGCTATGAGGTGGAAAATGATTTGAATGGTTTAAATATTGATGATAAATTAAAATCAGTTCATTACCTCAAACCTGTTGATTTTATAGGGGGAGAAAGTAAAGCAGATAAGCTACTTAGAGATTTTTTAAATGAGAAGTATCTTTTTTTTGCAGAAAAAAGAGGGGATCCTTCACTTGATGTTGAGTCAAATTTGAGTTTTTATCTTCATTTTGGATTTATCAGTCCCATTAAAATATTAAAAGAAGCTATAAAAATAGATACTGATCCTAAAAATTATGAGACTTTATTCGAGCAACTCGTGGTAAGGAGGGAATTGGCTCATAATTTTACTTACTACTGTGATAATATATCGGATCTTTTTTCCTTTTTACCCAATTGGGCTGTTAAAACAGTTATAGAACACAAAGATGATATAAGAAAATATCTGTATAAGCTTGAAGATCTGGAGAATTTTAAGACTCATGATAAATTCTGGAATGCCGCCCAATACGAGCTTATACATAAAGGGAAAATACACAATTATATGCGTATGTATTGGGGTAAAAAAGTAATTGAATGGACTGAATCTTTTGAAGATGCTTACAAGATCCTTATTTATCTAAACGACAAATATGCCCTCGACGGTAGAGATCCAAACGGTTATGCAGGTATTGCCTGGTGTTTCGGTATGCATGATAGGGCTTTTCAGGAAAGAAAGATCTTTGGTAAAGTAAGGTATATGTCAGAAAATGGGCTGAAGCAGAAGTTTGATATGGATGGTTATCTATCAAGGGTGATGGGTTGA
- a CDS encoding lipocalin-like domain-containing protein codes for MRYIIVLLLFFYGLAFGADFRKLNRNDQVLLPQDLYYRGDYKSQWWYFTGHLTATDGRKFGFEFTIFVVNLNKRNYKSKFGLNRIYISHLAITDIDNKKYYFEDDTLRGSHNEALADSDRLFVKVFDDLISGSIEKFFLKGKASNFSFDLELIPIKKPILNGENGYSNKISGCEECASLYFSITRLKTRGVVELNGQKYRVNGESWFDREINSDYKTDKLKGWDWFSLMLDDGTELVIYRIKNKYGNVDKSSYAAFVDKYGGKINIDFKDIKIRPIDFYLSKKTGAKYPIKWEMVISNKKIYVESMMEDQEFIASKSTFNYYYEGACRVYGDLTGKGYMELTGY; via the coding sequence TTGAGATATATCATTGTATTATTGCTATTTTTTTATGGCCTGGCATTTGGTGCAGATTTTAGAAAATTAAACCGAAATGATCAGGTATTGCTCCCTCAGGATCTCTATTACAGGGGGGATTATAAAAGTCAATGGTGGTATTTCACCGGCCATCTAACAGCCACTGACGGCAGAAAGTTTGGTTTTGAGTTTACAATATTTGTGGTAAATTTAAATAAAAGAAATTATAAGAGCAAGTTTGGGCTTAATAGAATCTATATTTCTCATCTTGCTATTACAGATATTGATAATAAAAAGTACTATTTTGAAGATGATACCTTAAGAGGTTCCCACAACGAAGCTTTAGCCGATAGTGATAGACTCTTTGTAAAGGTGTTTGATGATTTGATATCTGGCAGCATAGAAAAATTTTTTCTGAAAGGTAAAGCATCAAACTTCTCTTTTGATCTTGAATTAATACCGATAAAAAAGCCGATACTCAATGGCGAAAATGGTTATTCAAATAAAATATCTGGTTGTGAAGAGTGTGCTTCGTTGTATTTTTCGATTACAAGATTAAAAACCAGAGGGGTCGTTGAACTAAATGGTCAAAAATATAGAGTAAACGGAGAAAGCTGGTTTGATCGTGAGATAAATTCAGATTATAAAACAGATAAATTAAAAGGTTGGGATTGGTTTTCATTGATGTTGGATGACGGAACCGAACTTGTTATATATAGAATAAAAAATAAATATGGGAATGTGGATAAAAGCTCTTATGCGGCATTCGTAGATAAATATGGTGGTAAGATTAATATAGATTTCAAAGATATTAAGATAAGACCGATTGATTTTTATCTTTCCAAAAAAACTGGTGCAAAATATCCGATAAAGTGGGAGATGGTAATAAGTAATAAAAAGATATACGTTGAATCGATGATGGAGGATCAGGAGTTTATCGCCTCCAAATCTACATTTAACTATTACTATGAAGGTGCCTGCAGGGTATATGGGGATCTTACTGGGAAGGGTTATATGGAGCTTACCGGGTATTGA
- a CDS encoding SDR family oxidoreductase yields MKILLTGVTGFVGRRLVDELFRENIEINILVRNSRKLEDKLKSRCNLFEGDTFNTDILERALEGVDTAVYLIHMMGSDKDYLEAERRSAENFIKICEKQSVRRVIYLGGLGNKENLSIHLKSRYITGEILSSSPKVSCIWFRAGVIIGSGSASFEIIRSLVEKLPVMVAPKWVNTLTSPIFIGDVIKYLKSATLSDYYKTAQIDIGMPPMTFKDMMLKTAKVLGLKRYVLSVPLLTPRLSSYWLILFSPVNFDIARELVMGLKHESILENNNAKAIFPEVMVTELEDAVRLSIEEIEKNQVISRWCDSSKSQVCDVPFVPEVSKAIYVDRYFAKIDEEKAYKIFQVCKSAGGENGWFALNFLWEIRGLFDKLVGGYGLNRGRRKGDLRIGDSIDFWKVIDIVENKRLLLEAQMKLPGKAWLEFSILDDDFTTTAYFYPKGLSGRIYWYLMLPFHKIIFKLMQKDIIRQANELP; encoded by the coding sequence ATGAAAATACTTTTAACCGGTGTGACAGGATTTGTAGGCAGAAGACTTGTTGATGAGCTATTTAGAGAAAATATTGAAATTAATATTTTAGTTCGTAATTCTAGAAAATTAGAAGATAAGTTAAAAAGTAGGTGTAATCTATTTGAGGGGGATACCTTTAATACAGACATTCTCGAAAGAGCTTTGGAAGGTGTTGATACTGCCGTTTATCTTATTCATATGATGGGAAGTGACAAGGATTATCTTGAAGCTGAGAGAAGGAGTGCGGAAAATTTTATAAAGATTTGTGAAAAGCAGTCTGTAAGGAGAGTTATTTATTTGGGTGGTCTTGGTAATAAAGAGAATTTAAGTATTCACCTAAAAAGTAGATATATTACCGGTGAGATTTTAAGTAGCTCACCTAAAGTTTCATGTATATGGTTTAGAGCTGGGGTAATCATTGGCTCTGGTAGTGCAAGTTTTGAAATAATTAGAAGTCTTGTGGAAAAATTGCCTGTGATGGTTGCTCCAAAGTGGGTTAATACACTGACATCGCCTATATTTATTGGTGATGTAATTAAATATTTAAAATCAGCAACGTTATCTGATTATTATAAAACAGCTCAGATTGATATCGGTATGCCACCTATGACTTTTAAAGATATGATGTTAAAGACTGCAAAAGTATTGGGGCTTAAAAGGTATGTTTTGTCTGTCCCACTCTTAACTCCGAGGTTATCTTCTTATTGGTTGATACTTTTTTCCCCTGTTAATTTTGACATAGCAAGAGAGCTTGTAATGGGGCTTAAACACGAGAGTATTCTTGAAAATAATAATGCAAAAGCGATTTTCCCTGAAGTGATGGTTACAGAGCTTGAAGATGCTGTAAGATTATCTATAGAAGAGATTGAAAAAAATCAGGTGATTAGCAGATGGTGTGACAGTAGCAAATCACAAGTTTGTGATGTTCCTTTTGTGCCGGAAGTGTCAAAGGCAATTTATGTGGATAGATATTTTGCAAAAATAGATGAAGAAAAGGCCTATAAGATTTTTCAGGTATGTAAATCAGCAGGTGGCGAAAATGGATGGTTTGCCTTAAATTTTCTTTGGGAAATTAGAGGCTTGTTTGATAAGCTTGTGGGCGGTTATGGGCTCAACAGAGGAAGAAGAAAAGGGGATTTGCGGATAGGAGATAGTATAGATTTTTGGAAAGTAATAGATATAGTAGAAAATAAAAGGCTTTTACTTGAAGCACAGATGAAATTACCCGGCAAGGCCTGGTTAGAATTTTCAATTTTAGATGATGATTTTACAACGACAGCATACTTTTATCCAAAGGGTCTATCTGGAAGAATTTACTGGTATTTAATGCTCCCATTTCACAAAATTATATTCAAGCTTATGCAAAAAGATATAATCAGGCAGGCTAATGAATTACCTTGA
- a CDS encoding FtsX-like permease family protein, whose protein sequence is MVRSLLNNFYLIFIFAIRNLKEEKLFSFISIFGVSLGVGLFLSILNSTQSAIKSMTNDIERLNPISNYEIVDKFGNPFDESVLERLNLKGIRNFPIIKINGQEENNKLTIPIYGVDSLKLLKHSNIDLKRPDLDLLLFFQNTDAVFVTDDIGKRINLKKGDEVEINANGVKRFVVAGLLDADQIPSGFYQDIGNFQEKFNYFGKISRIDVSLNENLADEVKSILPENLILQEKSSVVKNRGEILKSFKMNLYFISFIAFLVGFFMLFNTIFITVVKKREQIGVLRTLGGTKYQILMIFIFQALMLGTLGSFLGLFLGGLLGIYSSAVVEDTISTIFSPVYIKGIFRLDRYTFFAFFSGVFISFVSSIFPAIESTKVNPAETVKKGTFEIKFKKYYTAWFILGIILILIGIVLSLIDFYYKRFPYPYLSYLGVFFILVGFCASAFLYLDRVVQLMERVVKRIFKTAGFLSFADIRSSSYRFTIALVSVAISTALVVSMVTLIDSFKISLEKWINENLKADIFIKSASCSSNFCFEPLDEGLLEKIKSLKEVEAVSAFRAIKGSFNGKEILLGFGDEKVVKKYHNGNYDYRVTDSVAVSEFFKIRYGLKEGDTIEIDTPKGKVKFKIREVFTSYSNLNGFIILDNYYQKKYWDELKFTQISIYLKKGVDRDQVLKKLKELLNVAGELDIFDNHVIRKKVVKIFDKTFAITYAIQGIALIVSLLGVGNMLYAVALERRREISILKYLGTDDKLLTKIYTLSAGLIGVAGTVYGFILGYILSEIIVKVVNTKSFGWSIAFQIDLAKNLYLLIILIFFVILSGLLPIKTIKQLDPKRFVTNE, encoded by the coding sequence ATGGTAAGATCCTTGCTGAATAATTTCTATTTGATTTTTATATTCGCCATCAGAAACTTAAAAGAGGAGAAGCTGTTTAGCTTTATCTCCATATTTGGGGTATCTTTAGGGGTGGGATTGTTTCTATCGATACTAAATTCCACCCAGAGTGCAATCAAAAGTATGACAAATGATATAGAAAGATTAAACCCTATCTCCAATTATGAAATAGTGGACAAATTTGGAAATCCATTCGACGAGTCAGTATTGGAAAGATTAAATTTAAAAGGGATAAGAAATTTTCCTATAATAAAGATTAATGGGCAGGAGGAAAATAACAAGCTTACTATCCCCATATATGGGGTGGATTCGTTAAAGCTGTTAAAACATAGTAATATCGATCTAAAAAGACCCGACCTGGATCTGCTGTTATTTTTTCAGAATACAGATGCTGTTTTTGTCACGGATGATATCGGTAAAAGAATAAACCTTAAAAAAGGGGATGAAGTAGAAATAAATGCGAATGGTGTCAAGAGATTTGTAGTTGCTGGGCTATTGGATGCTGATCAAATCCCCTCCGGGTTTTATCAGGATATAGGTAATTTTCAGGAGAAATTCAATTATTTTGGTAAAATTTCAAGGATCGATGTGAGTTTGAATGAAAATCTGGCTGACGAAGTAAAGTCTATCTTACCAGAAAATTTAATCTTGCAGGAGAAATCCTCTGTAGTAAAAAATCGTGGGGAGATTTTAAAATCGTTTAAGATGAATCTTTATTTCATAAGTTTCATAGCGTTTCTGGTAGGTTTTTTTATGCTTTTTAATACGATTTTCATAACCGTTGTAAAAAAGAGGGAGCAGATAGGAGTTTTAAGAACTCTTGGAGGTACAAAGTATCAGATTCTCATGATCTTTATATTTCAGGCTCTTATGCTGGGTACCTTAGGTTCATTTTTAGGGTTATTTCTGGGTGGATTATTGGGTATATACTCTTCTGCGGTGGTGGAGGACACGATAAGTACTATTTTTAGCCCTGTGTACATAAAAGGTATTTTTAGGCTGGATAGGTACACATTTTTTGCCTTTTTTTCAGGGGTTTTTATATCCTTCGTATCCTCAATCTTTCCAGCCATAGAATCAACAAAGGTGAACCCTGCCGAAACGGTGAAAAAGGGAACTTTTGAGATAAAATTCAAAAAGTACTATACCGCCTGGTTTATTCTGGGTATAATTTTAATATTGATAGGTATAGTTCTAAGTTTAATAGATTTTTATTACAAAAGATTCCCATACCCTTATCTTTCATATCTGGGGGTATTTTTTATACTTGTAGGTTTTTGTGCTTCTGCATTTTTATACCTTGATAGAGTTGTGCAACTTATGGAAAGAGTTGTAAAAAGAATTTTTAAAACTGCTGGTTTTCTCTCTTTTGCAGATATACGTAGTAGTTCCTATAGGTTTACCATAGCACTTGTAAGTGTAGCAATCTCTACAGCGCTTGTTGTTAGTATGGTTACCCTTATAGATTCATTTAAGATATCACTCGAAAAATGGATCAATGAAAATCTCAAGGCGGATATCTTTATCAAATCAGCGAGCTGTTCCTCAAATTTCTGTTTCGAACCTCTGGATGAAGGACTGCTGGAGAAAATTAAGTCTCTTAAGGAAGTGGAGGCGGTGAGTGCCTTCCGTGCTATTAAGGGAAGCTTCAACGGTAAAGAGATTCTACTGGGGTTTGGTGATGAAAAGGTCGTAAAAAAATATCACAATGGGAATTATGATTACAGGGTGACGGATAGCGTGGCTGTTTCCGAATTTTTTAAGATTAGATATGGCCTTAAAGAAGGGGATACGATAGAAATCGATACCCCAAAGGGAAAGGTAAAATTTAAAATCAGAGAGGTTTTCACAAGCTATTCGAATCTTAATGGATTTATAATACTGGATAACTACTACCAAAAGAAATACTGGGACGAATTAAAATTTACTCAGATTAGTATTTATCTAAAAAAAGGTGTCGATAGGGATCAGGTTTTAAAAAAACTTAAGGAATTGTTGAATGTGGCTGGTGAGCTGGACATTTTCGATAATCATGTTATCAGAAAGAAAGTTGTAAAAATATTTGATAAAACATTTGCCATAACGTATGCCATACAAGGGATTGCGTTGATAGTCTCTCTTCTGGGGGTTGGTAATATGCTGTATGCAGTTGCCCTTGAAAGAAGAAGGGAGATTAGCATTTTAAAATATCTTGGTACGGATGACAAACTTTTAACAAAGATCTATACCCTTTCCGCCGGACTTATAGGTGTGGCGGGGACAGTATATGGATTTATTCTTGGGTATATCTTAAGTGAGATAATTGTAAAAGTGGTAAATACTAAGTCTTTTGGCTGGTCGATAGCGTTTCAGATAGATCTGGCGAAAAACCTTTACCTGTTAATTATCCTTATATTCTTTGTAATCCTTTCTGGATTATTGCCCATTAAAACGATCAAACAGCTTGACCCCAAAAGGTTTGTGACTAATGAGTAA
- a CDS encoding P-loop NTPase, which translates to MDKNTTVISVASGKGGVGKSNFSLNLSLSIAEQGKPTALFDADLSLGNASLLIGSNPQKTILNLIEDDVTINDIIFKSKRYQNFFLIPAGTGITKLTNLTDKDKKILTNKINEFKSKIEFLIIDTAAGASDEVVHFIEMSDILIVVIIPEITSIKDAYGLLKILKEKGIVKKTYIVINKAKSKTQVINIFDKFEETVKKFLEIDVELLGPIPYNNKIPEAVNNQTPILYYEPEGSTSTLFRQYANLLINNKIANKDMVGFLSNLFLGNNTQEDQHKQEKLEETNLDNSILATIEQNIEKIINEVNHIHKTLKINLRRDNISKSKQDYFSDFQVGHELIFVEKDSYFVSSKILGWDFGNYIFVKINNNLLNLLENLSHITARYSYQDKLIEFKTHLLHKPTDFDEIVIFSYPKRYIEISLRGSKRYSVNLGAILMVNNNACKGKIIDLNLNGALIESEIPLSIGDIVKLSFVLPDGKLIENIICKVKNIRNSERYGVSFETISPLAHKRLNDFFDVYDKITGGKGSLAETKKTAGNFENISPMDLVQVLSISNKTCLFEMFGNDNLGKIYFEKGSVVHAECQNSKGIEAFYNLMEIEEGEFNIVDIPAESIPTKTIAKATNQLLLDAAFLIDTKRNIKNKD; encoded by the coding sequence ATGGACAAAAATACTACTGTAATATCAGTGGCAAGTGGTAAAGGTGGAGTGGGTAAAAGTAATTTTTCATTAAATCTATCTTTATCCATAGCGGAACAGGGTAAGCCTACAGCACTATTTGATGCCGACCTATCTCTGGGTAATGCCTCTTTGCTCATCGGTAGTAACCCTCAAAAAACTATTTTAAACCTGATAGAAGACGACGTAACCATAAACGATATAATATTTAAGTCTAAACGCTACCAAAATTTTTTCCTGATACCAGCTGGTACCGGTATAACTAAGCTTACTAATCTCACTGATAAAGACAAAAAGATACTTACCAATAAGATAAATGAATTTAAATCCAAAATAGAATTTTTAATAATTGATACCGCAGCAGGTGCTTCTGATGAAGTGGTACATTTTATAGAGATGTCAGATATACTCATAGTGGTAATTATACCTGAGATCACCTCCATAAAAGATGCTTATGGTCTTCTAAAAATTTTAAAAGAGAAAGGGATTGTAAAAAAAACATATATTGTCATCAACAAAGCAAAATCTAAAACACAAGTTATCAATATATTCGATAAATTTGAAGAAACTGTCAAAAAATTTCTGGAAATCGATGTGGAACTCTTGGGGCCTATTCCTTATAATAACAAGATACCTGAAGCCGTAAATAATCAAACACCTATTCTATACTACGAACCCGAAGGTAGCACTTCAACCCTTTTTAGACAATACGCAAACCTTCTTATCAATAATAAGATTGCAAACAAAGATATGGTTGGTTTTCTATCAAATCTTTTTCTTGGCAACAATACACAGGAAGATCAACACAAACAGGAGAAATTGGAAGAGACTAATTTAGATAATAGTATACTTGCAACCATAGAACAAAACATCGAAAAAATTATAAATGAAGTAAATCATATTCACAAAACATTGAAAATAAACCTGAGAAGAGACAATATAAGCAAGTCAAAGCAGGATTATTTTTCAGATTTTCAGGTGGGTCATGAGCTTATATTTGTGGAAAAAGATTCTTACTTTGTATCTTCAAAGATATTAGGCTGGGATTTTGGTAACTATATCTTTGTAAAAATAAATAACAATCTGCTAAACCTCCTGGAAAACTTATCCCACATTACAGCCCGTTATAGCTATCAAGATAAACTTATAGAATTTAAAACACATCTCCTCCACAAACCAACCGATTTTGATGAGATTGTAATATTTTCATACCCAAAACGATATATAGAAATCTCATTACGAGGAAGTAAAAGATATTCCGTAAACCTTGGTGCCATTCTGATGGTAAACAATAATGCCTGTAAAGGTAAAATAATCGATTTAAATCTAAATGGAGCTTTGATCGAGTCAGAAATACCCCTAAGCATAGGTGATATTGTGAAATTATCCTTTGTTTTACCTGATGGTAAATTGATAGAAAATATAATTTGTAAAGTAAAAAATATCAGAAATTCAGAAAGGTATGGTGTAAGCTTTGAAACTATATCCCCCCTTGCCCACAAGAGACTTAATGATTTCTTTGATGTTTACGATAAAATTACCGGTGGAAAAGGGTCACTTGCAGAAACAAAGAAAACAGCGGGTAACTTTGAAAACATCAGTCCTATGGATCTCGTGCAGGTACTTTCCATTTCAAACAAAACCTGTCTGTTTGAGATGTTTGGTAATGATAATCTGGGTAAAATTTATTTTGAAAAAGGTTCTGTGGTGCATGCAGAATGCCAGAATAGCAAAGGTATCGAAGCGTTTTACAATCTAATGGAAATAGAAGAAGGGGAATTCAACATAGTTGATATCCCCGCCGAATCAATCCCTACCAAAACAATCGCAAAAGCCACAAATCAATTGCTACTGGATGCAGCATTTTTGATCGATACCAAAAGAAACATAAAAAATAAAGATTAA
- a CDS encoding YeiH family protein, with protein MQINTLKIIFVICFLLCGLPFMESTHALILGVFLSLTFGNPFPSLTAKLSKNLLKIAVVGLGFGVNFYKVIEVGKNSILLTFTTILASTLVGLIIGNLLSVNKKTSLLISFGTAICGGSAIAAMAPVIDADSEQVAVSLATVFILNAMALLIFPAIGHLLNLSQTQFGLFSALAIHDTSSVVGAASVYGATALSIATTVKLTRALWIAPFAFAVGLFKGKKGKINLPLFILGFILAAFINSSLPSFSHICQDLNFIAKRILVMTLFLIGTGLSRKTLQEVGVRPLIQGVALWFVVSVSTLGLLYYNILNYHN; from the coding sequence ATGCAGATAAATACTCTAAAGATTATTTTTGTAATTTGCTTCTTATTGTGCGGATTACCTTTTATGGAATCAACTCACGCTCTTATTCTTGGAGTTTTTCTCTCTTTAACCTTTGGGAACCCTTTTCCATCGCTTACTGCAAAATTAAGTAAGAATCTACTCAAAATTGCTGTGGTTGGTCTTGGATTTGGTGTAAATTTTTATAAGGTGATTGAAGTTGGTAAAAATTCTATCTTACTTACCTTTACGACCATACTTGCTTCTACTTTAGTGGGGCTTATCATCGGTAATCTCTTATCCGTTAATAAAAAAACATCCCTACTTATATCTTTTGGAACAGCCATTTGCGGTGGTAGCGCCATTGCCGCAATGGCTCCGGTCATAGATGCCGATAGCGAACAGGTGGCAGTTTCCCTTGCAACAGTCTTTATTCTCAATGCAATGGCATTATTAATTTTCCCTGCTATTGGACACCTACTAAACCTTTCCCAAACCCAATTCGGACTTTTCTCAGCTCTGGCAATTCATGATACAAGTAGTGTCGTTGGAGCGGCGTCTGTTTATGGTGCAACAGCCTTATCCATAGCCACCACCGTCAAGCTTACAAGAGCCTTATGGATTGCACCTTTTGCTTTCGCAGTGGGATTATTTAAAGGAAAAAAAGGGAAAATAAACTTACCATTATTTATATTGGGTTTTATTCTTGCTGCGTTTATAAATAGCTCTCTTCCTTCATTCTCTCACATCTGTCAAGATCTAAATTTTATCGCAAAAAGAATACTGGTTATGACCCTTTTTCTTATAGGCACTGGGCTTTCCAGAAAAACTTTACAGGAAGTAGGTGTCAGACCATTGATACAAGGCGTAGCTCTTTGGTTTGTGGTAAGTGTTTCCACATTGGGCCTTCTTTACTACAATATTTTAAATTATCACAATTGA
- a CDS encoding ABC transporter ATP-binding protein: MIELRDVWKNYGETSVLKGINLHISDGEFVSIMGPSGSGKTTLLNIIGAMDRVDGGNVFINGIDITGFDEEELTDFRKRYIGFVFQFFNLFGNLTVYENLLIPLLISGLDKKEQIVKILEEFGLKDKMYKLAHQLSGGEQQRVAIARAIVKDPKIILADEPTGSLDTITGMKILEILKSLNKELKTTIVIVTHNEEIASFTDRIVRIKDGKILAE; this comes from the coding sequence ATGATAGAATTACGAGATGTGTGGAAAAATTATGGTGAGACATCCGTATTAAAAGGGATAAATCTTCATATTTCTGACGGAGAATTTGTGTCCATTATGGGACCTTCGGGATCTGGTAAAACAACACTTTTAAATATCATAGGTGCAATGGATAGGGTTGATGGTGGTAATGTTTTTATAAATGGTATCGATATTACAGGCTTTGATGAAGAGGAATTGACCGATTTCAGGAAAAGGTATATTGGGTTTGTGTTTCAGTTTTTCAACCTTTTTGGTAATCTTACCGTATATGAAAATCTTTTAATACCGCTACTGATATCAGGGCTGGATAAAAAAGAGCAGATTGTAAAGATTCTTGAAGAATTTGGACTAAAGGATAAGATGTATAAACTTGCCCATCAGCTATCAGGTGGTGAACAGCAGAGGGTGGCTATTGCCAGGGCTATCGTAAAAGATCCTAAAATAATCCTGGCGGATGAGCCAACAGGTAGCCTTGATACAATAACAGGGATGAAGATACTTGAAATACTTAAAAGTTTGAATAAAGAACTCAAGACAACTATCGTAATAGTTACACATAACGAAGAGATTGCAAGTTTTACCGATAGGATAGTGAGAATCAAAGATGGTAAGATCCTTGCTGAATAA